One window from the genome of Musa acuminata AAA Group cultivar baxijiao chromosome BXJ1-4, Cavendish_Baxijiao_AAA, whole genome shotgun sequence encodes:
- the LOC135646172 gene encoding steroid 5-alpha-reductase DET2-like, with translation MDQFDDSKLFWAALVSLYVICPLTIASLQFLVAPYGRHAQPGWGPPLPAALAWFLMESPTLWLTLILYPRGHYCSHPIPLIILTLDLLHYTNRTVIYPLRLHFSKSKKMKPKDFPLYIALIAFAFNLLNAYLQSRSISHYTDYPTTFSNGWWWICLQVAAGMLLFFWGMAVNISSDSVLLRLKSEGGGYKIPRGGWFELVSCPNYMGEMMEWLGWAIMAWSPASLGFFLYTCSNLGPRAKAHLQWYRQKFGDEYPKSRKAFIPFVY, from the coding sequence atggacCAATTTGACGATTCTAAACTCTTCTGGGCAGCTCTAGTGTCTCTGTATGTCATATGCCCGCTCACTATTGCATCCCTCCAGTTCCTAGTCGCGCCCTATGGGAGGCATGCCCAGCCTGGATGGGGGCCTCCTTTGCCTGCAGCACTCGCCTGGTTCCTTATGGAGAGCCCTACCCTCTGGCTCACGCTCATCCTCTACCCCCGTGGCCATTATTGCTCCCACCCTATTCCCCTCATTATCCTCACCCTCGATCTCCTCCACTACACAAACCGCACCGTCATCTACCCCCTCCGCCTCCACTTCTCCAAGTCGAAAAAAATGAAGCCTAAAGACTTTCCCCTCTACATTGCCCTCATCGCATTTGCCTTCAACCTCCTTAACGCCTACCTCCAGTCCCGCTCCATATCTCATTACACTGACTATCCCACCACCTTCTCTAATGGATGGTGGTGGATTTGCTTGCAGGTGGCAGCAGGGATGTTGCTGTTTTTTTGGGGCATGGCCGTGAACATATCTTCAGATTCGGTATTGCTGAGGTTGAAGTCAGAGGGAGGAGGATACAAGATACCCAGGGGAGGGTGGTTTGAGTTGGTGAGCTGCCCCAACTACATGGGTGAGATGATGGAGTGGCTCGGTTGGGCAATTATGGCGTGGTCGCCAGCATCCCTGGGCTTCTTCCTATACACCTGCTCCAATCTGGGGCCTCGAGCAAAGGCACACCTTCAGTGGTACCGGCAGAAGTTTGGGGATGAATACCCCAAGTCAAGGAAGGCATTCATACCCTTTGTCTATTGA